The Colias croceus chromosome 18, ilColCroc2.1 genome has a window encoding:
- the LOC123699990 gene encoding uncharacterized protein LOC123699990, whose translation MMVAISKDLYCVIQFQDRLPGVNTDFLVCVRYGWIKNKPDSDYVAYPVEDNNVTEVRVIKNEKAKRNWNTYKVFVLRITPTYDEAQKFIAKRLSLLKENCKVFETKERKETKKRASKGDSKPVFKKPKINPVSVKPAKPKKKVSLDKSITSDDECLQDLIYSGEEDEVELADKFTQTVCISQADKGTDTPAELQQPDTSNKTQNQRSIGTSTDFQVSQPQINVTRTHDVNLTRLNAYAMTEAHYSENLQFPYGTLNPTLNPQGQNYLQQAPFSRGPEAFNIFINGIDVRANPNINVNVIPTRPFYGINQGPRVQYQNYWPQDTRFQNSFPPPIPSPIFYSQFPQSYGYSQRSGDQIQRDARNSSHMETQTLSNQEQMQTNVGNTSHVQQETYSNQTGQQIPNNDTNESIYVDMDSSST comes from the exons ATG ATGGTCGCCATTAGTAAAGATCTGTATTGTGTTATACAATTTCAAGATAGATTGCCTGGTGTTAATACTGATTTTTTGGTATGCGTACGCTACGGCTGGATCAAAAACAAGCCTGATTCCGATTATGTAGCATACCCAGTAGAAGATAATAATGTCACTGAAGTTCGTGTGATAAAAAATGAGAAAGCTAAAAGGAATTGGAACACCTATAAAGTATTTGTGCTGAGAATTACAC CTACTTACGATGAAGCTCAAAAATTTATCGCTAAAAGACTCTCccttttaaaagaaaattgcaaAGTGTTTGAAACAAAGGAACGCAAAG AAACGAAGAAACGTGCATCAAAAGGTGATTCCAAGCCAGTATTTAAGAAACCCAAAATCAATCCTGTTTCTGTAAAACCTGCAAAACCAAAAAAGAAGGTTTCTCTTGATAAGTCTATCACGTCTGATGATGAATGTTTGCAAGACTTGATTTATTCAGGTGAAGAAGATGAAGTTGAATTAGCTGACAAGTTCACCCAAACTGTTTGTATAAGCCAAGCAGATAAAGGAACAGATACACCTGCAGAATTGCAGCAACCCGATACATCTAATAAGACACAAAATCAGCGATCTATTGGAACTTCTACGGATTTCCAGGTCTCACAGCCTCAGATTAATGTAACAAGAACGCATGATGTGAATCTAACCAGACTTAATGCATATGCAATGACCGAAGCTCATTATTCAGAAAACTTACAATTTCCATATGGCACACTGAATCCCACGTTGAATCCTCAAGGACAAAATTATCTTCAACAAGCGCCCTTCTCCAGAGGACCAGAGGCATTCAATATATTCATCAATGGCATTGATGTTAGAGCTAATCCTAATATCAACGTCAACGTAATACCAACCAGGCCTTTTTATGGTATAAATCAGGGACCACGTGTGCAGTATCAAAATTATTGGCCGCAAGATACACGTTTCCAGAATAGTTTTCCTCCACCAATTCCTTCACCAATCTTTTATTCTCAATTTCCCCAATCGTATGGGTACAGTCAGAGAAGTGGAGATCAAATCCAAAGAGATGCACGCAACAGTTCTCATATGGAAACACAAACACTTTCTAACCAAGAACAGATGCAAACAAATGTTGGAAATACTTCGCACGTACAGCAGGAGACTTATTCGAACCAAACTGGACAACAAATTCCAAACAATGATACCAATGAATCTATTTATGTAGATATGGACTCTTCTTCTACATAA